From the genome of Pseudarthrobacter sp. NIBRBAC000502772:
GATGCTCAACGAGATCGTCTTCCCGGCCGCTATCCTGCAGCCACCGTTCTTCACAGCCGACGCCGACGACGCCGTCAATTACGGTGGCATTGGAGCGGTGATCGGCCACGAGATCGGCCACGGTTTTGATGACCAGGGGTCGCAGTTCGACGGCGGCGGCGCGCTGCGGAACTGGTGGACCGAGGATGACCGGACCGCCTTTGAGAAGCTCACAGCCAAACTGGTGGCACAGTACGACGAGTTGTCCCCCTATGCGGCGCCGGGGCACAACGTCAACGGCAAGCTGACGCTGGGGGAGAACATCGGCGACCTTGGTGGCCTGACCATCGCCTACAAGGCTTACCTGCTCAGCCTTGACGGCAAGGAACCGGAAGTGCTGGACGGACTGACGGGGCAGCAGCGGTTCTTCGCGTCCTGGGCAGCCGGCTGGCGGCAGGTGATCCGGTCGGAAGAGGCCATCAGGAGGCTCGCCACGGATCCCCACTCCCCCAACGAGTTCAGGACCAACGCCATCGCCAAGAACCTGGACGCCTTCCACCAGGCCTTTGGCGTGACCGACCAGGATGGCATGTGGATGCCGCAGGACGCTCGCGTCAGCATCTGGTAAGCACCCTCCAGACATACAGAGAGGCGGGGCCGCCTGGCCCCGCCTCTCTGTATGTCTACTGGGTGCTGCCGTCAGTCCTGGACGATCAGCACGGGGTTGGCCTGCTGGCACACCGTATCGCCGGCCGTCTGGTTGACGATGTCCTCGGGCAAGGCCACGCCCGCGCCGGCGCCGTAGGTTGCCCCGGTGGTGAAGTCCGTTCCAAGGTAGACCTGCACTCCGGCGACGCGGGGTGCCAGCTGGACCTGCGCGGCCGGAATACCCAGCAGCGCAGCCACGTCGGCTGCGACGTCGGCGAACTCAGTACCGTAGTAGACAACGCTCTGAGCCACCGGCGCGGCTTCCAACGGCCCGGATTGGGTGAAGCCTCCGGTGATCAAGGCCTGCACGATTTCCTGTGAGCGTCCCGGGACGCCGCTGCCGTTGGCCACGGTGACCGGTTGCAGCGCCTTGTCATACGGCGGCACCGCCGGTGTTGTTTCTGTTGGAGTGGCTGTTGTTTCCGTGGGCGCCGGGGACGGCGTTGTGGGCGCTGTTGGATCCGTGAGGTCCACGTCCTCGCGGAGGGCCGCAAACAGCTGGGACCCTGCGGGCTCCGCAATCTGCAGGCGGTTGATGTCCGTGACTGCCGGCGTGGTGGGCACGGCCACAAACGCCACCTTGCTGATGTCGATGTCCTTAAGCCGGCTACCGATACTCACGAGCGACGGCACGGAGGCCAGCCCCTCATCCACCGTGAGGTTCTTGGTCACTACATCGGCAATGGTCAGCATTTTAGAGGGGTCGGACAGTGTGCCGTCGTCCTTGATCTTGCGCGTGAGGGAGGACAGGAATCCCTGCTGTGCCCGGATCCGGCCCAGGTCGCCGCCGTCGGCAAAGGCATGGCGGGTCCGCAGGAAGGCAAGGGCCATTTCGCCCTTAACGGCGGACGTACCCTTCGGCAGGCGCAGCCGGGAGTCAGGATCGTAGACGGCGTCACTGATGCACACGTCAACGCCGCCCACCGTGTTGGAGAGTTCCTTCACGGCGGTGAAGTCCGCCATCATGAAGTGATCGATCTCCAGTCCAGTCAGTTTGTTGACCGTGTCCACGGCGCAGCCGATGCCGGCTTCGTTCATGGCCTCGTTGATCATGACACCGTTGCGGGCAGGAAAAGTCCGTTTGGTCTTCTGGTCGGTGCACTCCGGAATATCGACCAGTAGGTCCCGGGGGAAGCTGATGACGCTGACGCGCTTATTGTCGGCCGATACGTCCATCAGCATCATGACGTCGGACTTGCCGTAACCTGTCGAGTCGTCCACGGCGC
Proteins encoded in this window:
- a CDS encoding LCP family protein is translated as MGRGRDNREYGADASAGTGPVSRHADATAVGVARHLGSRSRMPAWLKVTTAVVTILVVGGLGFAGYWYLRFQSNITTAPLNAGGANPSDDKSDRMQILILGSDTRDGANAEYGAVDDSTGYGKSDVMMLMDVSADNKRVSVISFPRDLLVDIPECTDQKTKRTFPARNGVMINEAMNEAGIGCAVDTVNKLTGLEIDHFMMADFTAVKELSNTVGGVDVCISDAVYDPDSRLRLPKGTSAVKGEMALAFLRTRHAFADGGDLGRIRAQQGFLSSLTRKIKDDGTLSDPSKMLTIADVVTKNLTVDEGLASVPSLVSIGSRLKDIDISKVAFVAVPTTPAVTDINRLQIAEPAGSQLFAALREDVDLTDPTAPTTPSPAPTETTATPTETTPAVPPYDKALQPVTVANGSGVPGRSQEIVQALITGGFTQSGPLEAAPVAQSVVYYGTEFADVAADVAALLGIPAAQVQLAPRVAGVQVYLGTDFTTGATYGAGAGVALPEDIVNQTAGDTVCQQANPVLIVQD